The Rhodopirellula islandica genomic sequence CATGCACCTTTCTGTCGGTATCCCTGAGCTCATCGTGCCCTTCGTTCTCGGGCTTCTTTCACTGCTTTTGCGGTGGCGTCGGAGCAAGCATCTGCAAACGGCGGCGATTGCCTTTGCCTGTTCCTGCGGTGCGACCTTGCTATCGCCCGCGGACCTCGCATCAACGTTGATCTTCACCATCGCGTTCTTTCTGTGTTTCCAACTTGGCACGCGTTCCAAGCATCCGGTGAAGACAGACGAGACGATGGAAAAGGACGTCGACCAATCACAATCGAGCTGGACGAATCCGCTTCGATTGGGAGCCGTGGTGGCTGCTCTTGGAGTCGCCGTCTTCGCATTCGGACAAATGCAACTCTGGCAGCAGGCGACCGAACCGCTGGCCCATCACGTTTTCCGAGCATGGGCAACCAGTTGGATTGGAACCATGCTGCTTGTACTGTCAGCTACTTGGTGGGGCTACCATTTCGCGAACCGACAAGTGCTGGGTAAGAAGGACGTCTCCAGTTGACCGAAATGGGAAACGCGTGAGAAACGAATGACGCAATGGACGAGGCGACGAGCTGTTGATTGCTCGCAGTTCTTTTACGCCGGAGGCGTTGCAGCAGGTAGCCGGCGGTCGAGCGAAGCGAACACCGCCGGAGACGCGGTGAAAGACTCCCTGGCCGACCCCGAAGGTGGTCGCACATCGGCCAGATTGAATTCTGCGACGCCCTATCGGGGTCGAAACGCGATGGTGTCTTCCCATGATCCGTAGGTGCGCTACGCGACCTACGGCTACCGTCTTAAATCCCTCACGGGATAGGATTCTCACTTGTGGGCAATCGACACCTTGCTGATTTGTCCACTAAACATTCGCCAGTCCCTCGCACATGTTTCCTCTTCCAAGACCTTCCAACGGAACCCACATGAGTTCATCTCCCAATCCAAACGACTACCTGGGGCATTGCGAGGACATTGATGCTGACCATCCAGACATCATCGAACGCGCCCAAAAATTGGCGGGTGCGTCGATCGAAGAGACCGCGAAAAACTGCTTTGAGTTTGTGCGTGATTCGATCCAGCACACGGGAGACGAAGAGCGAAATCCGGTGACGTGCCGAGCTTCGGATGTGCTGTGGCATGGGATCGGATACTGCTACGCCAAGAGCCATTTGCTGTGTGCCTTCTTGCGTGCCAATCAGATTCCCGCGGGGCTTTGTTATCAGCGTCTCTCCATCGAAGGCGACGGAGCTCCGTTTTGCTTGCACGGGCTCAACGCGGTCCATTTGCCCGACCATGGTTGGTATCGGATCGACGCTCGCGGAAACAAACCCGGTGTGGACGCTCAATTCATTCCTCCCCGAGAACAGTTGGCGTTTGCAACTGACATGGCAGGAGAACGGGACCTGGATGAGATTTGGCAGACGCCACATCCTGCCGTGATCGAATGCCTGCGGAGACATGAAGACTGGCTGGAATTGTCGCAAGATTTGCCCGATCAAGATTTGCCCGATATCGAAGAACGGTGAATGGCGTGCTGGAAACAGTACAATGGACGGTGCGGTCTTCGTTTCGGCGGTTGCAAAGATTGAGCCTGAACGACGTCGACGGCATTCGGATTTCATTTCAAACGTCCAAACTGAGCGGGGATTCCACATGCCAAATCCTTTCAAAACACGTGTGCAGTGCATCGCATTCCTTGGTGTTTGTGTGGCGGTCGGTTTCAGTTGTGCTGCCTCGATAGCAGTCGCGGAAATCTTCATGCCTGAGAACGCAGCCGGGCAACAAGGCGTGGCCACTTTCTATCGGACCTTCACACCGATGGCGGTCGTGTGGACCTTGCTTGGCATTTGGGCCCACGCCTGCATGCCTCCTCGCGTTTGCGGACCGGATGACACGGAATCGAGAGAGGGGGCCGGCCCCTTGCCGCAAACCGCAACGCGCTGATGGCCCGCACTGGCTTGCTTCAGGGGATCTGAACGGACTCCTTGGATTTCAATTGATTGATTTGGCGGTGGATGGAGATACTCTGAACAGCCATGCTTCGAATTCGGCTGTGTGCCGCCTCTGTTGGAACCGCACCCTAAAGCCGACGAAAAGCATCCCGCCAATTACTGTCGTCCCGCATCGCCCTGAGAGAATGGCATCATGAAGTGTTTGTTTGATCTGATGACCCGAGCCGTCATCGTCACGTTCTGCGTGAGCCTTGCGTCCAACTCAATTTTGGCCCAAGACACTCCTGAGAAGGCCGCTCAGCCTGAGACAAAGAAGACGACGGACGACACAGACGAGGTCACCGTCAAAGTGCAAGGGACGTTCGAGTCGACTCAAAGCTGGGAACTGAGCCACGGGTTGGATCAGTTTGGTGAACTTGAAATCAAGAAAATCCTTCCGCATGGCACCGAAGTCAAAGAAGGCCAGACCGTCATTTGGTTCGACACCGAATCGATCGACAAAAAACTGTCCGCCGCCGAGATTGACATTCGCTTGGCCAGAATTGCTGCCGACGACGAACAGTTTGCTCATGATCAATTCGTTGCCGCTCAAAAACTCGATCGCCAAGATGCAGAGCGGGCACGTCAGGCTGCCAAGCAGGCCTATGACAACTACATGCAATTCGATCGCGATCGAAAAATCAAAAGTGCTGAATTCGACATCAAGATGTCCCAAGCCTCACTGGACAACGCGGCCGAGGAACTGAAGCAACTTCAGCAAATGTACGACGCCGACGACTTGACCGAGGAATCCGAGGAGATCGTTCTCAAACGCGCCAAGCAGTCCGTCGAGTCCGCTCAGTTTCGATTGGAAAGCACCGAGATTCGTTCCAATCGAACCCTGAAACAATCCATTCCCGCCGAAGAAGCGCGAACCGAGGCCACCTGGGAACGCGCCCAAATGGCGTACGAGAAAACCCTTCGCAATCTCGAGAGTGCGAAAAAGAAACGCGACCTGGAACGCCGCAAGGCCGCGGATGCCTTGTCCGAAAAGGAAACGGACTTCGAAGAACTCCGCGAACAACGCAAGTCGATTGTCATCCAGGCTCCCGGCAAAGGGATCCTGCTGTATGGAGAACTGAATCGAGGCGCACTCAATGCCAAGCCGAGCCCGATCAAGGTGGGGTCGAAAGTCTCCACCGATCAGGTCATCGCCACCGTGGTTCAGCCAAACAAGATGCGAATTCGCTTGACGCTGAGCGAGGCTGATCTGGCCGGCATTCAAGTGGGCGACTCATGCGTTATCAAGCCAGCGATTGCCCCGAAGGAGGAGGTCAAGGGCAGCATTGATTCGATCGCATCGGTGCCGTTCATGGGAACGAAGTTTGATGCAACAGTGAAGATCACAGGCAAATTGCCCGAAGCGGTGAAACCGACGATGACCGCGACCGTTGAGTTGACGAAATGATCGTGATCATCCTCGGGAAAATGCTATGAATATCAAGCAAACGGATCGCCCGGTCGCGACGACCAGGATTGCTCTGCGAGTTCGCCATTTGTCGCTTCGCGTCGTCTTGATGCTGAGTGCCTTGTGTCTGTTGGCACACAGCGAGACATTGCCAGCGGAAGACGTGGCTGCGGTGAAGCCCTTTGATTTGTCACGCACTCCGGTGCCGCCAGAAATCGACGCCCCCACCGAATCGGAAATCCGCGCCGCGATCGTTCGCGGGGTGCAGTTCATGCTCGATGACCAGAACCCGAACGGTTCCTGGGGATCACCCACGCGGACGAAAGGCCTGAACATTTACGCCCCGACGCCCGGAGCCCACCATGCGTTCCGAGCCGCGACCACGTCGCTGGGAATCGCGGGGTTGATCGACACACTGGAACACCTGCCTGAGAACACACCGGAAAAAAATCTACGGGCGCAAGTCCGCGATTCAGTCGAACGAGCTGAGACGTGGCTGTACCGCGAATTGCCGAAATTACGACGAGCAGATGGTTCGGCCATGTACAACGTCTGGGGTCATGGCTATTCGATCCAAGCACTCGTGCGGTTGCATGGTTGGCACAAAGGCGATGCGGATCGCCAAGCGAGCATCGTCAGCCTGATCGAAGACCAATTCGAAATGCTGCAGCGTTACGAATCGGTCGACGGCGGCTGGGGCTATTACGACTTCCGCTACCAAGCCGACCAACCAACCTCCTCGTCGACCAGCTTTGTCAACGGTGCCGTGTTGGTGGCACTCAAGGAAGCCGATTCCATCGGGGTGACTCCGCCAAAACGCATGGTGGATCGCGCCGTCGCAGCTTTGGGCCGACAACAGAAACCCGACTTCAGCTACTTGTACAGCGAAGACTCTCAGTACCGACCGATGCGAGAGATCAACCGCCCCGGCGGGAGTCTCGGTCGGTCCCAGTGCTGCAATGCAGCAATGCGATTGTGGGGCGATTCCCAAATCACCGACGACGTCGTGAAGGTCTGGCTGTGTCGACTCTATCTGCGCAACGGCTGGCTCGACATCGGCCGCAAGCGGCCGGTTCCCCACGAAGCTTGGATGCAGGTGGCTGGCTACTTCTACTACTTTGGTCACTACTACGCCGCAGTGGGAATGGACTTGTTGCCCGAAGAGGAACGTGCGCCGTATCAGTCGATGTTGGCCAAGCTGATGCTCGACCGTCAAGAATC encodes the following:
- a CDS encoding transglutaminase-like domain-containing protein, translating into MSSSPNPNDYLGHCEDIDADHPDIIERAQKLAGASIEETAKNCFEFVRDSIQHTGDEERNPVTCRASDVLWHGIGYCYAKSHLLCAFLRANQIPAGLCYQRLSIEGDGAPFCLHGLNAVHLPDHGWYRIDARGNKPGVDAQFIPPREQLAFATDMAGERDLDEIWQTPHPAVIECLRRHEDWLELSQDLPDQDLPDIEER
- a CDS encoding HlyD family efflux transporter periplasmic adaptor subunit; translated protein: MKCLFDLMTRAVIVTFCVSLASNSILAQDTPEKAAQPETKKTTDDTDEVTVKVQGTFESTQSWELSHGLDQFGELEIKKILPHGTEVKEGQTVIWFDTESIDKKLSAAEIDIRLARIAADDEQFAHDQFVAAQKLDRQDAERARQAAKQAYDNYMQFDRDRKIKSAEFDIKMSQASLDNAAEELKQLQQMYDADDLTEESEEIVLKRAKQSVESAQFRLESTEIRSNRTLKQSIPAEEARTEATWERAQMAYEKTLRNLESAKKKRDLERRKAADALSEKETDFEELREQRKSIVIQAPGKGILLYGELNRGALNAKPSPIKVGSKVSTDQVIATVVQPNKMRIRLTLSEADLAGIQVGDSCVIKPAIAPKEEVKGSIDSIASVPFMGTKFDATVKITGKLPEAVKPTMTATVELTK
- a CDS encoding prenyltransferase/squalene oxidase repeat-containing protein, with amino-acid sequence MNIKQTDRPVATTRIALRVRHLSLRVVLMLSALCLLAHSETLPAEDVAAVKPFDLSRTPVPPEIDAPTESEIRAAIVRGVQFMLDDQNPNGSWGSPTRTKGLNIYAPTPGAHHAFRAATTSLGIAGLIDTLEHLPENTPEKNLRAQVRDSVERAETWLYRELPKLRRADGSAMYNVWGHGYSIQALVRLHGWHKGDADRQASIVSLIEDQFEMLQRYESVDGGWGYYDFRYQADQPTSSSTSFVNGAVLVALKEADSIGVTPPKRMVDRAVAALGRQQKPDFSYLYSEDSQYRPMREINRPGGSLGRSQCCNAAMRLWGDSQITDDVVKVWLCRLYLRNGWLDIGRKRPVPHEAWMQVAGYFYYFGHYYAAVGMDLLPEEERAPYQSMLAKLMLDRQESDGSWWDYPLYDYHQPYGTGFVLMTLDACLP